GGTGGGAGGTGTGCCCCAGACCAGGGTGGTGCCGGTGTACGCGGGGACGGTGCGGGCGTCGGTGTGGGTGGCCGACGGTGCGCGGCTGTGGTCGTCACGCTCGTCGAAGGACGACCAGTCGGTCTTGCTCATCCGCAGCTGGATGTCGCCGGTGTCCCGGCCGGCCACCAGGGTGCCGCCGGTGAAGCCGACCTCCAGGTAGGCGTCGGCGCCGGCGACCGGTGCGGACAGTGGGACCACCCTGAGCCGGATCCGTTCGCAGCCCACGGCGGCGTGGTCGCACCAGGCGTTCACCCCGGGTGCTCCCCCGTCGCGGGTGAAGTAGTGGCGGAGGGTCAGGGCGGACAGGTCGAGCGGCGCCGTACCGGTGTTGGCGACGCGCAGCTCCGGCCGGACGGCGTTGTCGGTGGGGGCCTGGTCGGTGGTGCGGTGCAGGACCCTGACCGCGCCGGACGGGCCGCCGGCGGGCGGGGTGGTGGCGGTGGCGCCGGGCGACGACACGGAGACATTGCCCGCGGCGTCCCGGGCGCGGACCGTGTAGCCGTACCGGGTGGAGGGGGCGAGCCCGGTGTCCGTGTACGTCGTGCCGGTCACGGGGGCGGCGTTGACCTTCACCCCGTCACGGTGGACGTCGTAGCCGGTGACGCCCGTGTCGTCGTCCGCCGGGGCCCAGCCGAGGGTGACGGAGGTGGGGCCGGTCGCCGTCGCGGTGAGCCGGGAGGGGGCGGTGGGCGGCGCGGTGTCGGCGGGGTCGCCCCCGCCGCCGTACACGTCGGTCAGGCTGAGGCCGGTGGCGCTGCCGGCGCCGCCGAGGGGGACCTGGTGGTCCAGGCTGACGAACTTGCCGCGGTGCTGCCACAGGGCGGGCTTGAGCAGGGCGTACTTCTCCTCGTCCCAGGTCTTCCAGTCCCCCAGCAGGAGCCCGCCGGTGTCACCGGAGTTGGGGTTGAGACACCAGAACGTCTGGTGGATGCGGTGCTCGACGATGAGGTCGCGCAGGGCCTTCATCCACTTCTCGTTGGGGCCGCCGTCCAGGAGGCCGCCCCACTCCCCGATGAGGAGGGGCGCGGTGTTCTCCTTGTGGAGGTAGAGCCAGTTGGGGTCCCAGACGTCCCGTTCGAGGGTGGTGCGGTTCCAGTCCCCGGTGAACCACGGCTGGGGGGCGACGAGCGGCCCGTAGTCATGGGGTGAGTAGACGAGCCGGTCGTTGCCCGCGCCGAGGTCCACGGGGTGGGTGCGGGCGCCGCGGAGGTTGCCGCCCCACCAGGTGGAGTGGTAGTCGGCGGCGTTCGTCGAGGACCAGTCGGAGCCGTTCCTCGGGTGGATCTGGACGCCTTCGCAGAGGATGAGCAGCTGGGGGTTGACGGCGAGGACGCGCCGTCCGGCCGTCTGGCAGGCGTGCTTGAAGTCGTCCTGGTCCCCGCTGCCGTCCCACTTGGCGCGCGGGTTCTCGCCGGCGCCGCCGTGGGGCTCGTTCTTGATGTCCATCGCGACGACGGTGTCGTCGCCCCGGTAGCGGGCCGTCACCCACTCCCAGGCCGTGTGGAAGTCCTCGACGGTGATGGCGCCCTTCCACCACACCGGGTGGACGTGGCCGGCGTTGTCGGCCTCCGCGCTGTGCACGTCGAGCATGACCTTGATGCCGAACCGCTTGCACAGGGAGAGCCAGTGGTCGAAGACCTCCAGGGTGGTCATCCCGGCGAGCTCGGGGTTGGCGTGCGCGTTGACGGCGCTGGACACGGCGGCCCGGCCCGCCTTCCACTCCAGGAGCAACTGGGTCGAGACGGGGACGCGGACGATGTTGATGCCGCGTTGCGCCATGGACCGGGTGGTGTCCGTGATGTTCGCGGACCACAGGCCGTGGAAGACGCGCTCGGTGGTGTTGAAGCCGAACCAGTTCGTGCCGGTGAGCCAGACCTCGTGGCCCCGGGCGTCGACGATGCGGTTGCCGCGGGTGCGCAACCAGTCGTCGCCGGGTGCGGGCGCCGCCGCCGCTCCCCCGCCGGACCGTGCGGCGACCGCGGTGGACGGGGCGGCCGCGGCCGGTGGGGCGAGCGTGTTCGGGCCGGTCGGGCCGTCGGCGGTCGGGCTCTGGGCCGGCGAGCTCCGGGCGTCCGGGGGGCGGGCGGTGGCGTCGGCGGCCGGTCCGGCGGCCCAGAGCAGCGCGCCGGCGAGGACCGCCGCGAGCGCCGCGCGCACCCGCACGTGCCGGTCACGGTGCGGGCGGGTCGTGAGTGACTGTCCCACTGCGTCTCCGTATGTCGAGTACATGTCAATACCACATATGGGAGCGCTCCCATGACGCCATCAAGCCAGCCCGTCCGGCGACTGTCAACCGTCCTCGCGCGAACCGCTTCCCGGGGACCGCCGGCTCCGGCGGGTACGGGCGGAGGCGTCAGCCGTGGCCGGGGCCGCCGGGCCCGGCCCGCCCTGGAGGCGTTCCAGGTCGCCGGGGCGCACCTGGACCACGAACAGCGCGATCAGGGCGCCGATCACGGCGAAGGCCGCGGCCAGGACGAACGCCGCCGACACGCCCGCCGCCAGCACCTCCTGCGCCCAGGGGGGCGGCAGTTCACCGGTGCGCCGGAACCGCAGCCGCTCCGGCGCGCTCGCCCGGGCGAGGAAGTCGGCGACCTGCCGCTCCCCCTCGTCGGCGCTCGCCGTGCCGAAGACCGTGACCAGGATGGACAGGCCCAGCGAACCGCCCACCTGCTGCGTGGCGTTGAGGAGCCCGGACGCCGCCCCCGTCTCGTCCTGCGCCACGTTGGAGAGCGCCATCAGCGTCAGCGACACGAACTGCATGCCCATGCCGAGGCTGAGGACCAGCATGGGTCCGAGGATGCTGCCCGCGTACGTCGAGTCGACGTCGGTGAGCGTGAGCCAGCCCAGGCCGATCGCGGCCAGCAGCGCGCCGGTCACCATGAACGGCTTGGGCCCGTACCGCGGCAGCAGTTGCGAGGCGACGCCGGCGCCGACCGCGATGACCGCGCTGACCGGCAGGAACGCAAGTCCCGCCTTGAGCGGTCCGAAGCCCAGCACGTTCTGCACGAAGAGCGTCAGGAAGAAGAACATGCCGAAGATGGCCGCCGCCAGACTGAGCATCATCCCGTACGTCCCGGCCCGGTTGCGGTCCGTGAACATGTGCAGCGGGGTGATGGGCTGCCGGGACCGGCGCTCCAGCCGCACGAAGGCGGTGAGGACCACCACGGCCGCCCCGAACGACGCCAGGGTGAGCGCGTCGCTCCAGCCCTCCTGCGCGGCGCGGATGAAGCCGTAGACCAGCACGACCATGCCGAGCGTGGACGTGAGGGCGCCGGCGACGTCGAAGTGGCCGGGCAGCTTGTCCGACTCCCTGATCCAGCGGGGCGCGGCCAGCAGGATGAGCAGGCCGATCGGCACGTTGACGAACAGCACCCAGCGCCAGTCGAGCCACTCGACGAGCATGCCGCCCGCGAGGAGGCCGATCGCGCCGCCCCCCGCCGAGACGGCGGCGAAGACGCCGAAGGCGCGGTTGCGCTCGGGGCCCTCCGGGAACGTCGTGCTGATGAGGGCGAGCGCGGTCGGCGAGGCGATGGCGCCGCCGACGCCCTGCAGGGCGCGCGCCGCCAGCAACTGCCAGGACTCCTGGGCGAGTCCGCCGAGCAGGGACGCCAGGACGAACAGGGCGACGCCCACCATGAACACGCGTCGCCGTCCCAGGATGTCGCCCGCGCGCCCGCCGAGCAGCAGCAGCCCGCCGAAGGCGAGCGTGTAGGCGTTGACGACCCAGGACAGCCCCGTGGTGGAGAAGCCGAGGGACCGCTGGATCTGCGGCAGGGCGATGTTCACGATGGTGATGTCGAGCACCACCATGAGCTGGCAACTGGCGATGACCAGCAGGGCGATCCCGCTGCCGCGGCCCCGCTCCGGGGCGGCGGCCCGCGGGGTCGGGGCGGGCCGGGGAGGCGTCATGGCGTTCATCGCCCTCGCTGAGGGGCCGTGGACGGGGGCCGTCCACCGTTCAACGCTAAGCCCGGGTCCGGGAGTCCACCACTCGGGTGGCGTCGGGGTCAGCGGGCGGCGGCGCACGCGTAGGTGAAGGCCGTGCCGGCGGTGTGCCTGCCCGGCGAGAGGACCTCCAGGTCGGCGCGGGCCGGGTAGGCACCCTCACCGTCGAACGTCCACAGCAGGTGGAGCCGGACCTCGTGCCGGCCGTCGGGGACGTGCTCGGTGAGCACGCCGGACGCGGTGCCGTCGCCGCGCAGCCAGCGGTAGGTGAGCGTGCCGGGGCGGCCGTCGGTGCGGACGACGCCGACGACGTCGGCGGTGCCGCCGCACGTCGCGCCGCCCGCCGGGACGACCCCGTCGGTGCGGACGGCCACGCCGTGGACGGCGACGGTGGGCCCGGACCGCTGCCAGGCGAGCAGGGCGAGGACGCCCAGGAACACCAGCGCGGGCAGGGCGTACCGGCGGCCGCGTACCCGCCGCCGGGGCGCGGGGCCGGGCGCGGGCGGTACGTGCGGCAGGACCACGGTCGGGGCGGAGCCCCTCGGCCGCGCCGCCGCCGTGACGCCGGGCCCGAAGCGGAGCACGGTGCCCTCGACGCGGTCCGGCCGCGCGGGGACCGGCGGGCGGGACGCGGCGACCGCCCTCGCACTGCCGTCGGGGCCGGCGGGGCCGGCGGGCCACCCGGGGCGGTCCGAGGGCCCCGCGGGGCGGTCGGGGCGGTCCACGGCGTCGCCGACGGGCTGGGCGGCGGGCCCGGCGGGCCACTCGGGACGGTCCACGGCGTCGTCGGCGGTGGGGGCGGGGTGGACGGTGGGCCCGTGGGAGCGGTCGGGGCGGTCGGGGTCGACGGGGTGGTCGGACCAGTGGGCGGCGAGGGCGGTGGCGCTGTACGCCGGGTCGTCCGCGGGGCGCGCCGGGTCGGGGACGCGGGGAGCGCTCACCGGATCTCGCACCTTCGGGTCCGCAGCTGCCGGGACGAGGCGCCGCCCGCGGGCGCCGGGTCGGTGGTGACCGCGGCGGTCCAGTGGCAGCCGGCGGTCCGGAAGGTGTGGGTGAGCGTGAGGGTGTGGATGTCGGCGCCACCGCGGCGGTACGTCTCCGTCGGCCCGTCCTGCGTCCCGGGGTTGCCCCAGGCGTCCCCGGCGTACCAGGTGACGTGGAGGGTGACGGGCCCGGGGCCGTCGGTGGTGACGTCGAAGGTGGCGGTCGCGGTGGCGGGGCCGGACTGCCGGAAGTCCCGGACCGCGACCGACCGGACGCCGGTGGCCGGTGGTGCCGTGCTCGGTGGTGGCGCGGACGTGCCCGGTCGCGGTCCCGTCGGGGCGGCCGGGGCGGCGGGGGCGGGCGCTTCCCCGGACGGCGGGGGCGCGGTGGCGGGCGGTCCCGTCGTGGACGGGGCAGCCGTCTCCCGTGCGTCCGGTGTGCCGGACGGGGCGTCCGTGGCCCCGGTCGCCGTCCCGGTCGGGGTCGGCGAGGGCGCCGGTCCGGTCGACGCCGCGGCGGAGGGCGTCGGGGCGGAGGGCGTCGGGGCGGAGGGCGTCGGGGCGGAGGGCGTCGGGGCGGGGGACGCGCCGCCGGTGGGTGACGGGGCCGGCGTGTCGCCCACCGGGCGCACCCCGGTGGTGGCCACGGCCTCGACGCCCGTGCCCGCGGGTCCGGAAGTCGCCTGCGACGCGCCGCCGAGGAGGGGGACGAGGCCGAGGAGCAGCGCGCCCGCGACCGCGGCCCAGCCGAGCGGTCCGGGCAGCCACGCGCGCCACCAGCCGCCGCCGTCACCACCGCCGTCACCGTCGCCGAGGGAGGTGGTCGCGAGGTCGGTCGCGCT
This portion of the Streptomyces changanensis genome encodes:
- a CDS encoding cellulase family glycosylhydrolase; its protein translation is MGQSLTTRPHRDRHVRVRAALAAVLAGALLWAAGPAADATARPPDARSSPAQSPTADGPTGPNTLAPPAAAAPSTAVAARSGGGAAAAPAPGDDWLRTRGNRIVDARGHEVWLTGTNWFGFNTTERVFHGLWSANITDTTRSMAQRGINIVRVPVSTQLLLEWKAGRAAVSSAVNAHANPELAGMTTLEVFDHWLSLCKRFGIKVMLDVHSAEADNAGHVHPVWWKGAITVEDFHTAWEWVTARYRGDDTVVAMDIKNEPHGGAGENPRAKWDGSGDQDDFKHACQTAGRRVLAVNPQLLILCEGVQIHPRNGSDWSSTNAADYHSTWWGGNLRGARTHPVDLGAGNDRLVYSPHDYGPLVAPQPWFTGDWNRTTLERDVWDPNWLYLHKENTAPLLIGEWGGLLDGGPNEKWMKALRDLIVEHRIHQTFWCLNPNSGDTGGLLLGDWKTWDEEKYALLKPALWQHRGKFVSLDHQVPLGGAGSATGLSLTDVYGGGGDPADTAPPTAPSRLTATATGPTSVTLGWAPADDDTGVTGYDVHRDGVKVNAAPVTGTTYTDTGLAPSTRYGYTVRARDAAGNVSVSSPGATATTPPAGGPSGAVRVLHRTTDQAPTDNAVRPELRVANTGTAPLDLSALTLRHYFTRDGGAPGVNAWCDHAAVGCERIRLRVVPLSAPVAGADAYLEVGFTGGTLVAGRDTGDIQLRMSKTDWSSFDERDDHSRAPSATHTDARTVPAYTGTTLVWGTPPT
- a CDS encoding MFS transporter → MTPPRPAPTPRAAAPERGRGSGIALLVIASCQLMVVLDITIVNIALPQIQRSLGFSTTGLSWVVNAYTLAFGGLLLLGGRAGDILGRRRVFMVGVALFVLASLLGGLAQESWQLLAARALQGVGGAIASPTALALISTTFPEGPERNRAFGVFAAVSAGGGAIGLLAGGMLVEWLDWRWVLFVNVPIGLLILLAAPRWIRESDKLPGHFDVAGALTSTLGMVVLVYGFIRAAQEGWSDALTLASFGAAVVVLTAFVRLERRSRQPITPLHMFTDRNRAGTYGMMLSLAAAIFGMFFFLTLFVQNVLGFGPLKAGLAFLPVSAVIAVGAGVASQLLPRYGPKPFMVTGALLAAIGLGWLTLTDVDSTYAGSILGPMLVLSLGMGMQFVSLTLMALSNVAQDETGAASGLLNATQQVGGSLGLSILVTVFGTASADEGERQVADFLARASAPERLRFRRTGELPPPWAQEVLAAGVSAAFVLAAAFAVIGALIALFVVQVRPGDLERLQGGPGPAAPATADASARTRRSRRSPGSGSREDG
- a CDS encoding serine/threonine-protein kinase, yielding MDGWSVPGYTDVRELGSGACGRVVLAVHDATGLPVAVKYLGEGLRGDPAFVRGFRDEARLLGTLASPHVVGLYEYVEAPEGAAIVMELVDGLALRALLREYGAVGPEAALTVLKGSLLGLAAAHARGVVHRDYKPENVLVTADGASRLVDFGIATGDGAVVAVAGTPAYMAPEQWTGAPASPASDVYAATAVFHECLTGRKPFTGENIAELALMHVEAPVPVEGVPEPLRALVRRGLAKTPRERPGEAAAFVAELEAAAAAACGPGWEERGRGRLASLAALLPLLFPSAGDRAGSATDLATTSLGDGDGGGDGGGWWRAWLPGPLGWAAVAGALLLGLVPLLGGASQATSGPAGTGVEAVATTGVRPVGDTPAPSPTGGASPAPTPSAPTPSAPTPSAPTPSAAASTGPAPSPTPTGTATGATDAPSGTPDARETAAPSTTGPPATAPPPSGEAPAPAAPAAPTGPRPGTSAPPPSTAPPATGVRSVAVRDFRQSGPATATATFDVTTDGPGPVTLHVTWYAGDAWGNPGTQDGPTETYRRGGADIHTLTLTHTFRTAGCHWTAAVTTDPAPAGGASSRQLRTRRCEIR